The genomic DNA ATTGCTTAGCAGGAAAGCAGACCAAAGTTGCATTCAAAACACTTCACCATACAAGGAAGCCAAGTATGCTTGATTTAGTGTATTCTGATGTGTGTGGccctatgaaaacaaaaaaacttggTGGATCTCTATATTTTGTGACTTTTATAgatgatcattcaagaaagatttgggttTATACCTTGAAAACAAAAGACCAAGTGTTAAACGTGTTTAAGCAGTTTCATGCGCTTGTTGAAAGACAATCTGATGAAAAGTTGAAATGTATCCTGACTGATAATGGGGGTGAGTATTCTGGTCCTTTTGATGAGTATTGTAGACAACATGATATTTGACATCAAAAGACACCTCCTAAGACTCCTCAGTTGAATGGGTTGGCTGAGAGAATGAATAGGACACTAGTTGAAAGAGTAAGATGCTTACTTTCGCAGTCACAGTTGCCAAGATCTTTTTGGGGTGAGGCTTTGAATATTGTTGTACATGTTCTTAATCTTACACCATGTGTTCCTTTAGAATTTGATGTTCCGAATAGAATTTGGTCAAATAATGAAATCTCTTATGATCACTTGCGTGTCTTTGGATGCAAGGCTTTTGTGCATATTCCTAAAGATGAGAGATCTAAGCTTGATGCTAAGACAATACCTTGTGTATTTATTGGCTATGGTCAGGATGAGCTTGGTTACAGGTTTTATGATCCGGTGCAGAAAAAACTTGTAAGAAGCCAAGATGTTGTGTTTATGGAAGACCATACTATACAGGATATTGAGAAGATTAATCCAATGGAGTCTCAACATAGTGGTGATTTGATTGATTTAGATCCAGCCCCTCTGACAAATCTTCCTACACAGGTTGAAGATGAAGCACATGATGACCAACATGACATGGGTGATGTTGAAACACCCACACAAGTTGAGGTGGATGATGATGTTCATGAGCAGTCACCAGCAGCAGAGGCTCCATCAAATATTCCACTTAGAAGGTCTACTAGAGACCGACATCCTTCCACACGGTATTTTGTTGATGACTATGTATTACTAATTGACGGGGGAGAACCTGAAAGTTATGTGGAAGCCATGGAAGATGAAAATAAGATGAAGTGGGTTGATGCTATGCAAGATGAGATGGAGTCATTGCATGAGAACCATTCTTTTGAGCTTGTCAAGTtgccaaaaggaaaaagagcTTTGAAGAACAGGTGGGTTTACAGAGTGAAGCAAGAAGAACACACTTCACAACCTCATTACAAAGCTAGATTGGTCATCAAAGGGTTCAATCAAAAGAAAggtattgattttgatgagattttttCTCCTGTTGTTAAGATGTCATCTATTCGTGTGGTTTTGGGCTTGACAGCTAGTCTTGATTTGGAGATTCAACAGATGGATGTTAAGActgcatttcttcatggtgatttagacaaagaaatttatatggaacaaccagAGGGTTTCGTACTAAATGGGAAAGAGGATTATGTGTGTAAGCTGAAGAAAAGTTTTTATGGCTTGAAGCAAGCACCGAGGCAGTGGTATAAGAAGTTTGAGTCAGTTATGGGGGAGCAAGGCTACCGGAAAACTACTTCTGACCATTGTGTATTTGTGCAGAAATTctctgatgatgattttgttatattgttgttctatgttgatgatatcttgATTGTTGGCAGGAATGTTTCAAGAATTGATAACTTGAAGAAGCAGTTAAGCAAATCCTTTGCCATGAAGGATTTAGGGCCAGTAAAGAGAATTCTTGGCATCAGAATTGAGTGGGATAGAGCATCCAAGAAGCTATGTATGTTACAAGagcaatatattgaaaatgtgCTTGCAAGGTTTAACATGAGCAAAGCCAACGTGGTTAGTTCTCCTCTAACTAGTCACTTTAAGCTAAGCAGCAGACATAGCCCTTCTACAAATAAGGAGAAGGAAGACATAAGAAGAGTTCTGTATGCCTCAACAGTAGGAAGTTTGATGTATGCCATGGTATGTACTAAACCAGACATAGCTTATGCAGTTGGTGTTGTTAGCCGGTTTTTATCGAATCCAGGAAGACATCATTGGGAAGCAGTCAAGtggattatgagatatttacGAGGCACTTCCAAGTTGAAACTCACTTTTGGAGGTGGGAAACCAATACTTGTTGGATACACTGATTCAGACATGGCAGGGGATGTGGATAATAGAAGGTCTACTTCAGGCTATTTGATGACATTCTCAGGAGGTGCTGTGTCTTGGCAATCGAGACTACATAAATGTATTGCACTTTCTACAACAGAGGCAGAGTACATTGTAGCAGCAGAAGCATGTAAAGAGTTGTTGTGGATGAAGTGTTTCATGCAAGAGCTCTGGTTTAAACAACAGCGCTATGTGGTATACTGTGATAACCAAAGTGCTATCCACCTCAGTAAGAATTCTACCTATCATGCAAGATCAAAACACATTGATGTGAGGTATCATTTGATGAGAGATGCTCTCAATGACAACTTGTTTGAAATTGAGAAGATACATATAGATAACAATGGCTCAGATATGTTGACAAAGACACTACCAAGGGAGAAGCTTGGAGTTTTTTGTTCCATCGCTGGGATGGTGAATCCCTCCACATAGTCGGAAAGggggagatttgttgggttgGGTTATTTCCTTCTTGTGGAGGAAAGCCCAAAGCCCAAACATTTAAGGCTTATTAAGCCTTAATgtataaaagggaagaagaaaccgttttctcttcttcttcatcatctttgCAGCCCTAAGAGGAGagtaagaagaaaaaggaagagaaagttagagagaaaaagaaaaagagccaCTAGATTTTTGAAGttagagagaagaaaaacgctgatttcttttcttctctttattgtccagatttcatcaaacgGTCGATCCCGCTTCGTGTGTGGTCCGATCGACCTGAAATTTTAAGGAGAGATTTTCAACTCATTGATCTCTAATCTGAACGGTGGAGATCAGATTTGAAGTTCTGGAAGGTTGTTGTTACTTGTTTCAGTCCGTGAATAGTGCGTCTTTGTTGTTGAATTTCTTCTCACCCGGGCAGTTCTGATCTTCAGCTTTGATCGAGATTAATCCGTGGTCTGATCGAGATGATTTTTGGTTAGCACGTTCTtaactcattgatcttcattttgaacagtggagattggatttggagtttggaACAGTGGTGATTTGTGTTCGGGAACAGTGACTCTGTTTTGGTGAGATCTCTCCATTGTTTTATGCAAGTTGTTTTGTATTTGTCAAGACTAATTGTCTTAAAATATGACTGATGTAAATCTCTAGTTTCatctagagagaattgtgtaacCCATTGATTATATTAGTGGAAGGTTTAAGTGGTCTAAGAGTCCcgtggtttttacttctcaCATTTGGGAAGGTTTTCCACGCTAAAAATTGTTGGTGTTCATATTCTTATTGCATTGGGTGAATTGTTGTTACTCTATTAAATTGATTCCTATTAGGTTCTTACAAGAGGGGATAAAATCTGGTTGTGCATTATTTGCGTTTATCCCATCAACCCCCGACAGCAAGGCGGATTGATCTGGGCCAAAAATTCTCTGATAGGTCGGGACCCGGCTAAACTTACATCTTTACGGCGACAACTCTTCTCTCATTAGGCCGGAGGAAATATCTATTTCACAAAAGACTGATGCTGGGAACAGAATGGGCATGCAACCTGCCAAAGCAACATGGACTCAATTATCAGCACAGGATTAAAATTGTGGGCTTAATTTTGGCCttatttctcaattttaaaAGGGTTTACCCTCACGAGGGAAAATGGGCCAAAGGACATGGATCAGGGTGCCCACTGTTGAGCCCCCTACCGTCTTTTGTTACCTACTTTGAGGATCTGGCCCAATTCGGTTGAACTAAGAATTTTTCATTGCTTGGCCCATCAAATAAAGGACCCAGTGTAATCATAAGTACTGGTAaatttcttgagttttagaCTATTTTATCCACTTTAGGGGCAGATGAGACTTCCCAAAAGCCAAAATGTTGGCGcaccaaaagaaaataaagaatgaaaagcTCGAAGCATTATATGGATAAAATCACATTAAAAATTACAGGAACAACAAAATGATGCATTGATTGCGTCAATGATACCCTACTCTACCTTACTGCCCAACGAATTACAAGCAAGGCCTATCTGATTTACAAAAGAATTTCCACCACATCCTAGGTGGAATTGGATGGATTGACCACAAATACACTCCCAAATCCCCACTACTTATCCTTATATTGACTAAATACTGAATCCCCACTAATCTTTCCAAGGGACCAATCCCATCCTATTTCTTGGTCAGCCACATACCAGTAATGGTGCTCCTATCTAATTACAATGAATTCCACTATGCTTTTGGTCCACTAGCAGTGACATGGCACCCCATGTTCAGAGGTTAATATTGCACTAAAATATTTTACTCACTCACCAAATGGCTCCTGAGTTTGAACCCAACCAAATGGCTACTTGCTGTAAAATATTTTGTTccataatattttcaaaagatcaaaaaatgtaaatttgatAAGGAGATATCAATTAAATATGTAGGcatcttttaattaaaaaaagatcgGGAAAAGATGGGCAAATTATGACACACTGTCTATGATGATAAACTTCTGATGTTCTCCCAGATCTTTTTTAATGAAGATAGGGAGATGCAAATTACCAATCTGGACCTCATAATATTGAACCATCAATTTTCTGGATATGGCTCAGTATAAATATCACACTTCTTAAcattttgatcaaaattttaaaattgaatagaGAATGTTATGGGAGATAATATAGATGATTGAATAAGTAAGTTGGAAAGTCTGAAAGCGTGTAGGAGGAATGGGCCCAGTGGCAACAAAATGAAGGAATCAATGAACTGTaagcaaatttttttaatcaaatttttttttatatgtggaCTCACAATGATTGCAGATTAAAGGCACTGCAcccaaaaagacaaaaaaactaaattttaaaattgcttCCAACTTAAACGAAGTGGCCACCAAGTTTAATAGATTATCAGTTATGGTGGAAGTTGAcgtctttattttattattgtaaatgCAAgattctcttccttttttttccttttggcaaTTATCAGGTGATTCTCATCATTCATGAGAAATTATTAGGAaaccaacaaaataaataaataaaaagagaggaTGAATTAGCGTTATATGGTTGGTAGCAGGGGCCAAAGGGTGAGGCCAAAGGGCCACCctgaaaatattagaaaaaaaaacctccccTTCTTAGAGGAGATTCGAACCCAAGTCTACTTCTGCTCGTCTTAAATAATTACAACTTTAGCCTAATTTTAAGTGGAAAAATTTGTATGTATACTATATGTAAAGTGCTAGTTCTACCACTGGTTGGTAGCCTGCCCAAAAAAGAAGGTTACTTAAATATGATAAtgagcatttttttatttttgggtgtAAAAACCGAAAGAATAGTTGCTTTCAGTGGAGCAACACGCGTGGGTAAAATAGCCGAAAGGTCAAAGAAAGTGGCGTAGTGGAGAGGCTTGCACTTGGAAGGCATTCCTATATAAGACTTAACCTCGTTTAGTGAGAGAGCCAAGAGAAATGGCCCGCAACAGGCGTCAACTTAGCGGCCCCGGCATCACCTTTCTGTTTCTGGCGTTACTCTTACACTTCTACTCTGGTATCTCATTATACACCTTTACTAAATATGTAAATGAATTTCGCCTTGCAACTCATGCCTACCACATTACATAAGATAGCTCTGGTAACTACCAAAGGTAATATGAGTGgtctatattattttttgaaataggcAAAGGTGATCTCCAGTTAAATTATTACTCAGAGAGCTGCCCCAGAGCCGAAGAGATCATCAAACAGCAAGTCGTCAACCTCTACCATAAACATGGAAACACAGCTGTTTCATGGATTAGAAATCTTTTCCACGATTGCATGGTTAAGGTACTACTCTGCTTCAAGTACGTAATTAATAGAATCTCCTATTggctaattaattattaattaatacgTGATTTTTATGATGTAGTCATGCGATGCCTCGCTCTTGCTGGAGACAGCGAGGGGCGTAGAGTCGGAGAAGCTTTCTTCCAGGAGCTTTGGGATGAGAAATTTCAAGTACATCGACACAATAAAAAAGGCTGTCGAGAGTGAGTGCCCACAGACGGTTTCCTGTGCTGATATTGTGGTCCTTTCCGCAAGAGATGGCTTTGAGTTGGTATGTATTTGTTGAAAACAATCGCacaatcaaaaaccaaaataaccTTGAACTGAATCCTGTGCCTATGTTCTACAGTTAGGAGGACCATACATTGAAATGAAGACCGGGCGACGAGACAGCAAGGAAAGCTATACAACAGTGGTAGAAGACTCCATCCCTAATCACAATGATTCCATGTCATTAGTCCTCTCCCGCTTTCAATCCATTGGCATCGATGCCGAAGGGACTGTTGCGCTTTTAGGTATGTGATTATCCCAGTCCACTGTATATCCACTATACATCTTAGATTTCGAAGGAGTGCTGTATATAAATCTTTCGATTATGTTTCCATGATCCAGGAGCTCACTCAGTTGGTCGAGTACACTGTGTGAATGTCGTAAATAGGCTCTACCCCACAGTGGACCCAACCTTGGATCCTGAGTATGCTGAATACCTTAAACGCCGGTGCCCTTCGCCGGAACCTGACCCAAAGGCAGTGCAGTATGCAAGGAACGATCTAGAAACGCCAATGGTGCTTGATAATATGTATTACAGGAACATTTTGAGCCACAAGGGACTACTATTAGTTGATCAACAACTCGTTTCAGACCCAACTACATCTCCCTTTGTGGAGAAGATGGCTGATGACAATGGCTACTTCCATGACCAGTTCTCTAGGGCTCTGCTCTTGTTATCTGAGAATAACCCTCTTACCGGAGACGACGGAGAGATTAGGAAGGACTGCCGCTATGTGAACGTATAGTAGTTACAACTCTCCCATAAGTAAAACCAAATGCCAACTTCTCGTATGCTTCAATAAAGTGATATCCTTATATGTAGAACAGAGATTGAATAATCAAATCAAAGACCATCATCATGCATCTTCGGCCCAATCTGGGCTTAATGGGCCTAGATAGGCCCTAACAGAGTATGGTAGAAGCTACTTTCCACATGTGCCTCCTCCTCTTTACCCATGCTTCCTCACTTTTCTCGGACGATGCTTTTTTTAATAGGTGACATATAATTGAATGGCTCATACCTCACTCCTTATCAAGATGTCTGATCAATTATAGGAAGATATTTCAACCTTAAAAGTCAATGGACATGTGCTGGTGGAAGCCCAACTCAACATAACTTGTGTATAAATATTGTGAACGGCGTAATCTTTTCATACAAAATTAGGTAGAAGGGTACGTCTAGACACTACTAAAATATACGAAACAAACAAGTCATGAGTTGGTTTACAAGATAGGGAATGGCAGTGCATGTGTCTGTTGCAGAAGTTTGGCAATTCTAAAAAGTAGAAGACTGCAGGCGCACATAGAAAATAGCTCAATACTTAGATGCCTATTCAGTCAATTCTATAGCAAGGAATCTCATCCAAAGCCAGGAAAGTTATGGGCTGAAGCACCCCACATTTGTTCACCTTTCTATATTCCTTTCCTGCCCCCAAAATTAACGGAACAATTTCGTTAGGGAAAAGCTTAACAAAGCCCAAACACGTCCAAAAATTAACAAAGGGTCTCTTGCCTTATTCTTGTATAGATACCTGACCACTTTTCATTGGCACACTTTGCCAGAAACTTTGTTGGTAATTGTCCTTTAGATCACGCATTCTCTTGACTTTGCATACACTTGAATTAACGTCGGACGAGTACGTATACCTAACGAAAACAGCttgttaaatagaaatttatcattttcttccaaaaattcaaatagaagaaagatatgaatgaaattaattactTGTGGCATGAAGGATTGTTCTCAGTTACATTGAAATGCACTCAACCTCCCAATCAACGCACTAATACCCCTCTGATCCAAATAACTCAAACAAAAATGATTGCGTGTAGCCACCATGGCCACCTAACTGTAGGACCCTGTGGGCCCACCACGTGGCAATCATCGGAGTTACCGAATGGTGACACGTGCCGGTGCAGCAGCAATAATGATGCACAAGGGCCGAAGCCTGATGCTCTCGAAGGTTGGAGAACTCTCAAAATCCAAGAATTCCGATGGCTTACGTGGCAGAAAAGCGCCAAGCGAGGGGGAGTGGCGGTGGTGGTGGTTAGACGTACTATACAATAGACTATAGAGCCGCCTTTGTCACTACTGCACGAGCTTTGGCTGACTACGTCACGTGCACTCATCGTGTTTTATTAAACTGTTCGTCTGCTATTTTAATCCCGCATTTCGTCCCTCGTGGTCCGTGTTCCACGCGCCCTTGCTGATATATGAAGAGCATCACGTGACACAGCATCAGCATTTACTTGAAAATTCAGgcattatttgtaaaaaaaaaaaaaaaatgaaaataattaaatcggTATGAAATCTGAAGTCTGAGAGATTTATATTCATTCAAtcgaattttaaattattagaggGAGGTGTTTTTCgttcttttaattttagttttaaatccTAATTAGAAGTGGAAATGATAGCGTGAGCCGGCGGATATTGATGAAACGGTGTAGCAGATGGAGTTGCAATCTAAAGTGGAAACCGAAGAGGAAGAGAAAGGTTTCTTTATCACCGAAAATTTAGCCGTTGGGATGAACACGTGTCAATCAACACAGCCACCTGTCTTCATCACTATTCTTGGATGCTCACTCCTAGTATTCGTTGTTTGTTTGCTCGGCCTTCTTGTgctttttaagaagaaaaaaattccactatacGAGACtctctctccatctctctctccCTAAACCCGAGATTCAATCTCATTTCTCAGTCCTCCGGCGAAACAAATTTTAATCCTTGATTGTGTATGTAATGGGTGGTTGTAAAAACTAGCAATGTTGATTCTTTCAGGCGAATTTTACAGCATTATTTTTCTCTGTTTGCCTCTGCTTCTCTGTTTCTCCGGTGATGTTCTCACCGCCGGCTCGACTGAATTCGACTTCGGGACGTTGACTCTGAGCAGTTTGAGGCTTCTCGGGGACGCTCATTTGAGTAATGGGAGCGTGAGGCTCACACGAGACCTTGCCGTTCCCAACTCCGGCGCCGGGAGGGTTCTGTATAGTAAGCCGGTGAGATTCCGTCAGCCGGACAGTCATGTTACTGCGAGTTTCTCGactttcttctccttctctgtCATAAATCTCAACCCATCTTCAATCGGCGGTGGACTCACGTTTCTCATTTCCCCGGACGACGAAGCCGTCGGTGAGGCCGGCGGATTCCTTGGACTCATCGATATGAAGGGTCTCTCCTCGGGCTTCGTTGCAGTAGAATTCGACACTCTCATGGACGTGGAGTTTAAAGACATTAATGGAAATCATGTGGGACTAGATCTGAACAGCATGGTATCTTCGCAGGTTGGCGATTTGGGAGCCATCGGAATCGATCTTAAAAGCGGCGATCTCGTGAACGTGTGGGTCGAATACGACGGGTCAACTCAGTTGTTCAACATATCAGTGTCTTACTCCAATCTCAAACCCAAAGAACCCCTTTTATCTTTCGATCTTGATCTGGATCAGTACGTGAACGATTTCATGTTTGTTGGGTTCTCCGGGTCGACTCAGGGCAGCACAGAGATTCACAGTATCGAGTGGTGGAGCTTCAGTTCATCTTTTGATGTGGTCTCGGCCACTGGGTCATCATCTCCACCAcctccaacggctagtttgatgAATCCAACGGCTAATTCAGTGATCCCACCGCCACCACCATCTATGGCTCCTTCTGCTTCTGATTCAGTCTCTCATACGGCTAAGCCGTCTTCATGCCATAACCAGCTATGTAAGCAAGGACCAGGCGCTGTTGCAGGAGTGGTAACAGCGGGAGCTTTTCTTGTTCTGTTTGCTGGTGTTCTTATCTGGgtattctctaaaaaattcaaacatgtgAAGAAATCCGAGTCTCTGGCGTCAGATGTCATCAAAATGCCTAAAGAATTCACCTACAAGGAGCTCAAGTCTGCAACAAAATGCTTCAATTCGACTAGAATTATCGGGCACGGCGCGTTTGGGACGGTCTACAAGGGTATAATACCGGACACAGGCGACATTATCGCGGTGAAGAGATGTAGCCATAGCACCCAGGGAAAGAATGAATTTTTGTCTGAGTTATCCATAATTGGAAGTCTCAGGCATAGGAATCTCGTCAGGCTTCAAGGTTGGTGCCACGAGAAAGGTGAAATTCTGTTGGTCTATGATTTGATGCTGAATGGGAGTCTTGATAAAGCCCTGTTTGAAGCCAGAACACCTTTGCCATGGTCCCATAGAAGAAAGATCCTAATGGGCGTTGCCTCTGCTCTGGCCTACTTGCACGAAGAATGTGAAAACCAGGTCATCCACAGAGATATCAAGACCAGCAACATAATGTTGGACGAAGGCTTCAATGCCCGGTTAGGAGATTTCGGCTTGGCAAGGCAAATTGAGCACGATAAGTCCCCGGACGCAACAGTCGCGGCCGGAACAATGGGGTACCTGGCCCCTGAGTATCTCCTCACTGGAAGAGCAACTGATAAGACCGACGTGTTC from Vitis riparia cultivar Riparia Gloire de Montpellier isolate 1030 chromosome 8, EGFV_Vit.rip_1.0, whole genome shotgun sequence includes the following:
- the LOC117919983 gene encoding peroxidase 21 — translated: MARNRRQLSGPGITFLFLALLLHFYSGKGDLQLNYYSESCPRAEEIIKQQVVNLYHKHGNTAVSWIRNLFHDCMVKSCDASLLLETARGVESEKLSSRSFGMRNFKYIDTIKKAVESECPQTVSCADIVVLSARDGFELLGGPYIEMKTGRRDSKESYTTVVEDSIPNHNDSMSLVLSRFQSIGIDAEGTVALLGAHSVGRVHCVNVVNRLYPTVDPTLDPEYAEYLKRRCPSPEPDPKAVQYARNDLETPMVLDNMYYRNILSHKGLLLVDQQLVSDPTTSPFVEKMADDNGYFHDQFSRALLLLSENNPLTGDDGEIRKDCRYVNV
- the LOC117921054 gene encoding L-type lectin-domain containing receptor kinase VIII.1, giving the protein MLILSGEFYSIIFLCLPLLLCFSGDVLTAGSTEFDFGTLTLSSLRLLGDAHLSNGSVRLTRDLAVPNSGAGRVLYSKPVRFRQPDSHVTASFSTFFSFSVINLNPSSIGGGLTFLISPDDEAVGEAGGFLGLIDMKGLSSGFVAVEFDTLMDVEFKDINGNHVGLDLNSMVSSQVGDLGAIGIDLKSGDLVNVWVEYDGSTQLFNISVSYSNLKPKEPLLSFDLDLDQYVNDFMFVGFSGSTQGSTEIHSIEWWSFSSSFDVVSATGSSSPPPPTASLMNPTANSVIPPPPPSMAPSASDSVSHTAKPSSCHNQLCKQGPGAVAGVVTAGAFLVLFAGVLIWVFSKKFKHVKKSESLASDVIKMPKEFTYKELKSATKCFNSTRIIGHGAFGTVYKGIIPDTGDIIAVKRCSHSTQGKNEFLSELSIIGSLRHRNLVRLQGWCHEKGEILLVYDLMLNGSLDKALFEARTPLPWSHRRKILMGVASALAYLHEECENQVIHRDIKTSNIMLDEGFNARLGDFGLARQIEHDKSPDATVAAGTMGYLAPEYLLTGRATDKTDVFSYGAVVLEVASGRRPIEKDTSGVGKNLVSSNLVEWVWSLHREGRLLTAADARLGGEFEEGEMRRVLMVGLSCSHPDPNARPTMRGVVQMLVGEAEVPIVPRAKPSMSFSTSHLLLSLQDSVSDFNGMITISTSSSNHSFNGGAEPV